One segment of Tenrec ecaudatus isolate mTenEca1 chromosome 1, mTenEca1.hap1, whole genome shotgun sequence DNA contains the following:
- the LOC142441963 gene encoding olfactory receptor 7E178-like has translation MEAENFTRVSMFILLGLSDDPELQPPLFTIFLFMYVVSVLGNLFIILAVSFDSRLHSPMYFFLANLSLADIGFTSTTVPKMLHDIHTHLKFISYTGCLIQLSFFYLFACMDSLLLSAMAYDRFVAICHPLHYSVIMNPQFCGLLVLVAVFSSLLPCLLHLLVVSLLSFCTEVEIAGFFCDPPQLINIACSDTHTSIILTYCIGAIFGGVPVSWILWSYTRIVASILRVPSAGGKYKAFSTCSSHLSVVCLFYGTAIGVYTGSVVSPSHKSGVVGSVFYTIITPMLNPFIYSLRNRDIKRAVNRFFSKTPYFK, from the coding sequence ATGGAAGCAGAGAATTTTACACGTGTCTCTATGTTCATTCTCCTGGGCCTGTCAGATGATCCAGAACTGCAGCCTCCTCTCTTCACAATCTTCTTATTCATGTATGTGGTCAGTGTGCTTGGGAACCTCTTCATTATCCTGGCAGTAAGCTTTGACAGCCGCCTCCACAGCcccatgtatttcttccttgcCAACCTGTCCTTGGCGGACATTGGTTTCACTTCCACCACAGTTCCAAAGATGCTTCATGATATTCACACACATCTCAAATTCATTTCTTATACTGGCTGCCTGATTCAGTTGTCTTTTTTCTACCTTTTTGCATGTATGGACAGTCTGCTCCTCAGTGCAATGGCCTATGACAGGTTTGTAGCCATTTGTCATCCCCTCCATTACTCAGTCATCATGAACCCCCAGTTCTGCGGTCTGCTTGTTCTGGTAGCTGTTTTCAGTAGCCTTTTGCCGTGCCTGTTGCATTTGTTGGTGGTCTCACTCCTTTCCTTCTGCACTGAGGTGGAAATCGCAGGGTTCTTCTGTGACCCTCCACAACTCATCAACATTGCCTGTTCTGACACTCACACCAGTATCAtattgacatattgcattggggccATCTTTGGTGGAGTTCCAGTCTCATGGATCCTTTGGTCATATACACGAATCGTTGCCTCCATTCTGAGAGTCCCATCAGCAGGTGGGAAGTACAAAGCCTTCTCCACTTGTAGCTCTCACCTCTCAGTTGTCTGTTTATTTTATGGGACTGCCATTGGTGTGTACACTGGTTCAGTTGTCTCACCTTCCCACAAGAGTGGTGTAGTAGGCTCAGTGTTTTATaccattatcacccccatgctgaACCCCTTTATTTACAGCCTCCGGAACAGGGATATCAAGAGAGCTGTGAATAGATTCTTCAGCAAAACaccttattttaaataa